Proteins encoded by one window of Actinomycetes bacterium:
- the rpsB gene encoding 30S ribosomal protein S2 produces the protein MAVVTMKQLLESGVHFGHQTRRWNPKMKRFIFTERNGIYIIDLQQSLSYIDRAYDFIKETVAHGGSVMFIGTKKQAQEAIADQATRVGMPYVNQRWLGGMLTNFSTVHKRLQRLKELEVIDFDDVSGSGITKKELLVLKREKDKLEKTLGGIRDMQRVPSAVWIVDTKKEHIAIAEARKLGIPVVAILDTNCDPDEVDYPIPGNDDAIRAVGLLTRVVADGVAEGLMARAGAATGDAKPAGADLGTDEPLADWERDLLVGSEPAAEPIAEASAEPVSESVAEATLEVTEVTEVTEGDRTQA, from the coding sequence ATGGCCGTCGTCACCATGAAGCAGCTGCTCGAGAGCGGCGTCCACTTCGGGCACCAGACCCGCCGGTGGAACCCGAAGATGAAGCGGTTCATCTTCACCGAGCGCAACGGCATCTACATCATCGACCTGCAGCAGTCGCTGTCCTACATCGACCGCGCGTACGACTTCATCAAGGAGACGGTCGCGCACGGCGGGTCGGTCATGTTCATCGGCACTAAGAAGCAGGCCCAGGAGGCCATCGCCGACCAGGCCACCCGGGTCGGCATGCCCTACGTGAACCAGCGCTGGCTGGGCGGCATGCTCACCAACTTCTCCACCGTGCACAAGCGGCTGCAGCGGCTCAAGGAGCTCGAGGTCATCGACTTCGACGACGTCTCCGGCTCCGGCATCACCAAGAAGGAGCTGCTCGTCCTCAAGCGCGAGAAGGACAAGCTGGAGAAGACCCTCGGCGGTATCCGCGACATGCAGCGGGTGCCGAGCGCGGTGTGGATCGTCGACACCAAGAAGGAGCACATCGCGATCGCCGAGGCCCGAAAGCTCGGCATCCCGGTGGTGGCGATCCTCGACACGAACTGCGACCCGGACGAGGTCGACTACCCGATCCCGGGCAACGACGACGCGATCCGCGCCGTCGGCCTGCTCACCCGCGTGGTTGCGGACGGCGTGGCGGAGGGCCTGATGGCCCGGGCCGGCGCCGCGACGGGCGACGCCAAGCCGGCCGGGGCCGACCTCGGCACCGACGAGCCGCTGGCGGACTGGGAGCGCGACCTGCTGGTCGGCTCCGAGCCGGCAGCAGAGCCGATTGCCGAGGCTAGCGCCGAGCCGGTTTCCGAGTCGGTCGCCGAGGCGACCCTCGAGGTCACCGA
- a CDS encoding peptidase — MVGAAGAGQVGFAGPLAGRGVVVVVHGALPTTYEPVTATVSVGDQVAAGEPIGVLEPAVVHCDGRACLHWGLLRGTTYLDPLTLLGPTRVRLLPFSTAGSGAATPGGGAPPVARGGPDLVAPGGDPSGDPSGGPSGGPTADDACHSPAAGGRGRRAGRECSGSGAAPAGP; from the coding sequence GTGGTCGGGGCCGCCGGTGCGGGGCAGGTGGGCTTCGCCGGGCCCCTGGCCGGGCGGGGCGTGGTCGTCGTGGTGCACGGGGCGCTGCCCACCACCTACGAGCCGGTCACCGCGACCGTCTCGGTGGGCGACCAGGTGGCAGCCGGGGAGCCGATCGGCGTCCTGGAGCCAGCGGTCGTGCACTGCGATGGGCGCGCCTGCCTGCACTGGGGCCTGTTGCGGGGGACGACGTACCTGGACCCGCTCACCCTGCTCGGGCCGACGCGGGTGCGGCTGCTGCCGTTCTCGACCGCGGGCTCAGGCGCGGCCACGCCCGGCGGCGGCGCACCCCCGGTGGCCCGCGGCGGACCAGACCTGGTGGCTCCGGGCGGCGACCCGTCCGGCGACCCGTCCGGCGGCCCGTCCGGCGGCCCGACCGCTGACGACGCGTGCCACAGTCCCGCTGCTGGCGGGCGTGGGCGTCGTGCTGGCCGGGAGTGCAGTGGGTCTGGCGCGGCGCCGGCGGGCCC